AACACTGGCCCACATACTGTCAGGGTGCAAAACAAGGCTCAAGGACGGTACAGCTGGCACCATGATAAGGTGCTTTTGTTTCTTGCTGACACACTAGAGCGGTAGAAATGCCAGAAAATGTCCACCATTCCCTTCACCAAGGAGGGAGCTAGGCCGTTCTCAACCAAAAGACCAATCTGCTGCAAAATGCCAGGTCGTGGGTGATAAGGGCTGACCTGGGGAGGAGGCTGCAGAGGTGTTAAGTGGCATGTTAAGTTCTAGTACCGGAGAATATAAATGCGAAGTGACACTGAGAATGTATGGGTGTGTTGGCTGCAAAGGCTCAGATGTCTGCTTTGTGTAATTCTATACACAGCTGAGCCTACCAGAGGATCAGAGGTGCCACTGCAGTCAGCCCACACCCTCCACCCTCACCCTCAGGTCCTCTGcccctccccttcctctcccCCTCATCAGCACATTCCAACACACTGACACTGTAACTGCCAATGCAGATTTCCACATTGAAGCACATGGTCAGTGAGCCAGTGAGCCAGCctcccagcccccccccccacccacccaccgcTCTCTATGATTCTCACATTGTTGCACAATGACAAACTGGGATTACTGCAGAGGCTGTGCTCATGCTTCAGGCCTTCAGTGGCACATAAAGAGAACATCCAGCCAGTCTGTATCACGTCCGTGCATAACAGCTCTTTCTGCTTAAATAGTTAGCTTCAGAGCATGCATTATGATTGCTTTCACTGTGTGTGCACTATATTTGGCATTCAATGAAGGTGTTCTGCACAATGCTAATGCACCTGGCCCTTCCTGCAGTCACATGTGATCTTTCAAGAAAAACGGCACAATCTGTGAGAAAGGGACGACAAGGAAGCAAAGTCCTTAACAATGAATAATAGGTGACAATGATATTTCATCATCGGCCAGTTTTAAGTGTGAGAGCTGTAATGTGCAATTCAATATTTCTGCAGTTGCTACAATGGGTGACAATAGGTATTATTCCTGTGTGATCTTCCCATTGTGTACAGGGACATTTTAAACACACCGTTTATCCACCAGCTGGCCGGAAACAAGGTCAGAGAGACCCGAGCGGCCACCAACAGAGAGCGAAAACACACTCTCAGGCTCAGCAGTCATTTCCCCAAAAATAGTTACTCTACTCTCCAAGAGCGGAAATAAGGGTTTGGTACCTTCTATATTTAGCCCTCTTCTCCTGTGCTCTCTGGTTTCTGACAGCCGCGGCGAGAGGCCCGAGGTCTCTCCCATCACGACTGAGGTATAAATAACGGCTAATGAGAGGAAATGGGCCCAGATCCACTGTGGGCAGATCTCTCTGGCTAGGCTCCATCTGAACAATAGAGGAGTTTTTTTCCTATCACTATAAGGCTTAGGCGCAGCCCCTAAGCcaaatgtaaaatcaatgtgagcatCAGAACTAACCAAATAACTCGGATCTGTAATCTGTAATGATTGTGGTCGGTCCTTAGTGGATTTCTTaagcaagttttgtctttagaCGTCTAGGTTTTATTCTTATAAAAATGGCCCAACATGATGTAaaattgtatttctgtttattgaaaaatgtaaataaattctTGATTGACTCCTCCTAAACTCCCTGTATTTTCCCCGTACAAGTATTTGCACCTAAAAATACCAAAATCTGGAAAACACTGACCCATATCAGATTTCTATTattaaaaatactgtaaatgtgagAATGCGTAAGAGGTATCAAGACAGCAATGGTCATCACAAGCTCAAATCTTTTGACTGTGCAGCACAACACATCTTTATTGAGATATTTGGACAGTGTCGGACCGTAGGAATGCTTCACTTTATTAATCTTAGTCAAGTCTTCATACAAAGGTTGGTATATTAATAAAGACATTCATCAAAATGAAGATTTTGACAGTTAAATGAATCTTTCAATGGAACAATAAGGATGTTACGGAGTTGCTGGACAGAATGGAATGGACAGAAATCATGACATGGCAGTAGCAACCTTTCCTTAAGAGGCGTACAGGAGGGATTTATTGCAAGTAAGAAGAAACCGACTGAAAATAAACAACTGGATAATAACAGCAGATTGCTGATCTGAATACCTGAAAGTATCCTTTGGAGAAGGCAACTGAAAAGCAGAGCACCAGGTAAGTGAAACACGATTGAACATGTGTTGCTCGTGACATGTAGACAGAACAGATGGCACAATATTGTTACAAATCAATTTCATcccactgattaaaaaaaaaaacacatttgattgaaacatcttttttttttNNNNNNNNNNGGTACTCCCAGTTAGAATATTCTTCATGATACAAGGCAAACATAAGTAAGGCTTTAGATTGTGTAAAAGAAAAGTCTTCATTAATGCTAtctattcagtttttttgttagaTTTACCGAAGCGGATATGTTCCCCTAGAGAATCAAAACATGGACGTGCTAGACTGAAGACCCCCACGACACAAATGGTTtagttcatttttaaaaaaagagtggTTTTATTATCAACGCACACTGTACCTACAATACTTAGGCCAAAAATACTTTAAGACAACAATGTGCACAATTGCTCGACTAAGACACTTGTGAGGAGCGAGTAGGCGTGGCTCACCGTGTTGCGTAACACTGGCTGACGTGCTCCGTCGTCAGTGTGCTGAACGTATCGTACCCCAGGTCGTTTTTTAGAAGCAGTGGCTACAAACCGTCTCATTCACTTTccgcttgttttaaatgcggtCTCATTGGTTTGGCTTGGTCCCCGAGTCTTCCTTACACAGTGTTGCCCCGCACACGTCAGCTGACACTTTCAGTTGAACATTCACTCTGTTTTTGACATGTACAGCTGGAAAAAACATCAGAGCACCGGGGTCATACTATCCCAATGGCTTGAAATCTGAGCATAGATGATCTTGGATTACAGATGTTTATGTGGAATTTATCTCCACATGATGGTTCATTAAATCAGATACAGACAACAATGTCTCATGGTAATCATACTGCAAATACCAGACAGGAAAAAGATGGATTTATACAGCATGAGGATTGTCCTGAACCAGTCCGAGCTGGGTTGCAGAATACTTTGAGTATCTGAATTTCACAACAGATATAGCGACAATACTGTCTCCCCCCAATCGAAGATACGTCATGGTAACATTCAAGTAGAGGCTCCACGTAAACCCTGACCACTGAATTcagcagtgttgtagtcaagaccacctaaaccgagaccaagtAATCACCAAGGCCAGAGTGTACCGAGACCGAGTCAGACCAGCCTCGAtggtggttttttttgtttccaccgttgccttccaggcagctaaccttaaccctaaacataaccattgcaGCGCTGtctggaaggagatgttgggggcaaaaaGCACCAACCACCAGACCAGTGCCAGACTGCCGGAACTTCTCCTGTCTAGatatgtgtgggggggggcgcATTTTCAAATTGAAATGAGTCAAGTTCTTGGTTGCATTTGAAGCAGGAAGTTTTACATCCAATCACAGTAATTATGTCAACAAAGACAATTAGGCAACTTAGTGATATCCCTGCAGTTGTGGTCCTGAAATACATTCCCATGTCCACTTTATCCGAGTCAGAGACGTGACCGAGTATATACATGAGGTCGATTCcgagacgagacagagaccttCAAAAGTGGTCTTGAGAGTGGTCTTAAGACCAAGACCGATCttgagtactacaacactggAATTCAGTGGGAAAACTGAAGCCACATGATAACAGCCATTGTTATCCATCTTAAAACTAATATGCTTTTTAAGGACTGAAGGGAAACTTTGGCTGCAGGGATCCATTTAAGGCCAGAGAGACAGTAACAGTCACTGCCCAATGGAGAGGAGACTGTTTACATACAGTAGGAAGGGCCAAATCCATCACGGAGGAGTGCCAGTGCTAATATAATACTCTGCTGTTACTATTTAACTACTATTTAAGCAACATTATGTACCTGATGCCCATTGCAACTCACGCAGCCCAAGTCTTAGAGTTAATGGTAGGAGCTCAAAGTGAACAGTGGCATTAGTGGGGCCTTCTTTTGCTCATTGCGAACTGCTGTTTTAGAGAAAATCCTGGTTGAATGGCTGACTTGTTAACAGAACCGGTGAACACATGGTAATGATACGATCACAGTCCACCGTTCACTCCTCCCAACACAAAGAATACAGCAACATTAATAAGCaaacaaataaagacataaagGCTAAGTGGCATCCACTACAATATAGTGCAGTGCTTTTTGTCCTTGAAGGGATTTTCTGAGGCAGGGATGCCCATAAGGAGAGGGTCGTTTCTGGCGTGTTCACTGCAGTAGTTCATAAGGTCCGCAGAGGCCTTGGATACCTGCAGAAACAACGGAAGACAGACACATAGCTTTAGTTATAAAGAAGTAAGACGTGGCTTTTGAAGGGTAGCGCTCACGTGACCACATGATTAGTCACATGCATGCTCAGagcatatttccttggattgGGGTTGCAgctagagtgcggatcgggccggatttttctgtccgagcccggcccgcgtccgacagagcagtaaccgaacccgacccgagcccgacaggcattaagatatttatgtccgagcccgacccgagcccgacacagttaaaatcgcatttgtttctcatactaatgacacatgtacgtttgtttgtgaggaaagccgcttttattaagcaattgtaggaaggcattcggaaatgtcaacagatgagcgcatcaatgcacacggggcaacaagcgccattacctacataatcagctgttttaaattctaaatgttcaacgccttatcgcgctgatgtgaccgagcccgacccgaacctgagcatcctttctaaaaatctgtccgaacccggcccgacccgtcgggtaccgtcgggctcgggtcgggtatccatcctctagttGCAGCTACTGCCATTGTCCTGCTAGCCGCCCTGCActgctactactattattactaGTCATAGTTTTATTATCTTCAGTGTTACTTTAATCAACAacgttattattatatttctgtatgtgtgtatcagTGCGTCTGTGTCCGGCAGCGTCAGATGGCCGCCCACCAACGGTCAGGTTCTGTCtgagtttttgttattttgcctgtttaaagaaagtttttcctcgttgctgttgcaccaaatgcttgctcttttAGGGAATTGTTGTGTCTCTGTAAatcatagagtgtggtctagaactAGTGGGTtactatctgtaaagtgtccggagataactcctgttatgaattgacactataaataaaataaaaatcaaaccagccaatcagatgcaaaCATTTTCCCTTCAGTGCATTCAGTGCCACATTGTCCATTCTTATCAAtaatttcttctattttttaaaagtatacATGATTTTATctcttcaaataaaaaattatacTTGTTTTACCTCTTTGATATTCCCAGTAGCATTTAACATGTGGAATTTACAACAATTTTATATATGATAATACATAAGCAGGGATGGAATCATATAGAAAATTGGCTAAAatggaaacaacaaaaacgGAACAGGGATGAAAGTCTAGGAAAATACAAGATGCACTGAAAGTGGACTATTGTTGCACTGTACCTTTATCCTCTCAATGCTGGCCTCTATTCTCAGCTGCTGCACCGTCCGCCGAGCATGGGCGATGTTATTGGAACTGTGAGCCTTGGAAGACATCCTGGGCAATACAGCACTGTAATGAAGGACAACAGAGAAAAGCATGAACACCACCGAAGAGCATGAGACATTGGTGTACGATAGGTGCTGGTTGGGTCTAAGCCAAGTTGTAGAGCCTTAAACACAGACTACGAATGAGGCTTAACAATTCCTGCACTTTTTAATATGTTTCCTGGTAGAGTTGGAGGCAGAAAATCCAAACAGTTGTAAACTTGTCAAATTGGGAATGCACTTCAGCCCCGTCTCCATAGCAGGAAAGGTCCACACCTGTTCCAGTAATAACTGGTTGCGATGACAGCTGCTGCGTGCTAAAACCATCTCGTGCATCAGATAAAATCAACAGGATAATAAGCAGAGAATAAAGAAGCATGGGCCAGTAACACGATGCTGGGTAGAGTGTTACATTAATATTTAGTCAGTACAGTATTTGACTGTATGTACTGAAGGTGAGTACATACAGATGCTGGTTTAGTGCTCTTCCTGTTNNNNNNNNNNaccaccaacatttttttttttttttaaacgtacacAAAAAGCTGAGGCACACCCATGCACCCATGGGCATATGCATGCTCTTTGTTTTAGCTTTCTATGCAATTCTGTTgaaaactccagtggatttatatttttttgtgcctttttctATTGGGTTTAAGAGTCCCTTTTGCAAGCAGCTGCCAGACATGGCACAATCACACCACTTTGTTTCAGTGTGTACACAGTGTGAAATAGGAGCTTGGCTGATAGGTGCTAAACTCCAACAATGAACTTAAAATCTGACATTGCAGGATATCtagatttaaacaaaaaatgttgcagCAATGTAAAGATTTCCGTGTTTCAAAGAGTGCGTGACTGAGGGGCTGATGTCTGGGAGTGGAGCGCTGGAGCGCTGCAGTGGGTCTTCTTTCTAATCATTCACAGACTGGATGAGAACAGGCCCGGACACATCCTGCAGTCCACGTGGGAGCCCTGGCTCCCGAGTCTCTCCACTGCACTTTTATGgccatttgtttgtgtttctcatagaaacacacacgcacatttcctttagcatttttgcaacacacacacacacatgtgcctTCTTGTGACACGCATGCTTTCACCGAAAcgagggtggggtggggggggggtgctacAGGAAGCGTNNNNNNNNNNCTCAGAAGTTTATTGTGAAATTCACAAGAAAAGCCTCTGCAGGCACaggatttttattgttttaaaatattacaatgaaaaaaaaagttgcaagtTAACATGCCATAGCACTTAAATAGGCAGTTTGTTCCATCTGCATATTGTcatattgttttacatttttttacaatttacttCATTCAGGTTATAAGTGTACATTGTTGCGTAATCAGGCCTCGGTCACAGTAActggaaataaaagaataacACAGGGGGAGTGAATGCAACAGTTGAGCATGAAGTTCTTTTTTATAGCAAACCATAACATTTGCCTCTATTTTGGTTTGGTCCACCCTGTCTGCAGCCCGTTCTCCCTGCAGGATGTAGTTCTTCCAGACAGCCGCTCTAGCTCTTCCTTGTTTCAGGAACAAAAGACTGAGGGAGGAATAAAGACACGCACCAAAAAANNNNNNNNNNaaaaatggaaaaaagggaAGGGAAGGAAAATCTTCTGACTTCTGCAAGGGCTGATTAGAGAGTTTTATATTTCTATCTAAAGATAAGCAATCACTGCGAAGGAAACACAGCCAGAGACGACTCAGAGAACTAAAATGTTATTGATAACATGAAAGTGAGACATGAAAGGCTCGTGCTGTACAGTGCCCAGTGAACAATCCTCCACAGGAAATATTCTCAGCTTAGTCAGAGAGGCGAGGCACCACAGGTGAAGATGGcggaaaaaaaatccttttatcCATACATGATGAGTGAGGGTGTTTATTTCTATAGTCTGGATCTGAGCCTCATATGTTTGCTTCTCTGACAAACATCAGTTAGGTCTGAGATGACAAAGTGCCGCCAATGAGTTTTTTGGGTTTCGAGGCAGTCTTTCAACTGGAGAACAAGTCCGTCACCAACTTCTTAGTGctctttttcaaacacttttcTCAGCACATCCTTTACTGTTTCCAGGTAAGAACTTGGATTTCCCGGTGCTACAGAACAAACCAGTTTGCATAGTTGCATAAATTGTGcaatatgaaaacacacacacacacacacacacacacaNNNNNNNNNNcacacacacacacacacggacacggacacggacacggacacggacacggacacacacacacacaaaaagctgCTGATCAAGTACAACCAACCGGAGTGCTAATAATCCATGACTCCAATTtaacacacgttccaccaaaacaagttcctttccgagaCTATCCCGCAGAGCCACCGGAGCTTAGCGCTAACCAACATgatggtttgaagaaatgcaaacTAGCGATGTTCCGATATCGATACTCCAGCACTTCCCGATACCAATACTagtgttttaggcagtatcggaggcaataccgataccagtatcagtactggagtttatgcaccgatccgataccacttAATAGAggccgaccgataaaggatttttaaggccgatacacatacaaatatttggtacagtatatatatatatttatttatttattttttaatccagaaacgtgttccaaaacataaaaagatttccctaacattggTTATTTGTAGTtggagttctcactaaaataatgtaataatttgttttaNNNNNNNNNNcacaacagaacagaggaacatcaaaatatatgaaagttcttataaataaaatgtgtgaaaatccaaacttaagatatgaaacttaaagtcctttgaacaaaaacacattaccgaaaaataatcaatgtggccaacagggacgttgtagagcgtcctctggtggacagactatgcaacgcccaTACTCATAAcctggttgaccgtccgtttttattttttaaatattcatttatcagaatcatttgttattataaatgattctgatgaataaatatttaaaaaaagaaaataaattgtattattataaatgccgataccgatagatcgggaaatgcctaatgtCGGTCGATAATATcagcccgccgatatatcggtcgggctctatcacataataaagccctaaagaaaatctacaataaagtttatttatgttctttttctgttataactgactgttCTGTGGCgctcattgtttgtgtttgttcatgtttcaaaaagagtttaacctgagccagactgacgacaaatcacatcacatcacataccacatccatacagggatagtagtatacagttgttaaaacataattaacTATATATCACACTCATATAGTGAGTACTTGGTATCgaccgatacgcaagttcaggtatcagaatcagtatcaggaagcaaaaaaaggtatcggaccatctctaatgCAAACAACCccaagcattttttttcctatcccagaatgtttGTTTGGTGCAGCCCGAAATGACTCCCCAGCTCTGTGGAGGTTGGTCTGGGAATGGGAGACTACAGGTCACACTGTTTGGGGATTTGCCATTTGTTATTATATGAGTGAACAGAATTATTGGTCTACACTCTctctagtctcacattgccagaccctcctccgcagcgtttctttaaccaatcacaatcaccttgggcggtgctaagcgccggacagagaCCCGGTGCCTCTGCAACATTGCCTAGGGAAGGATCTTGTTTTGGTGCAACGTGTacgttaaaaagttgttttagtcgtgcaacagaaaactcagattggacagatagtttagctagctgtctggaatGCCAAAATATCAGTTCGAGCCGCATGTGGAGTAGAAGGAAGAAGGAATAAAATCATGAAGAGGTGGGAAGAGAAACCTCAATCCCATCGGCACTTAGAAGTGATTCCTGCAGGCAAACCATGCCAACTGAGTCACCTCAGTCAAACTGTGCAGCCCCTGTGATGTGTCGCCAGCTACTACCAGCAGCGCCGGTCTGACTTTGAAACTCTATGGGAGGGCactatgggtgtgtgtgtttgtgtgtgtgtggcattaaGCACCACCATGTACATATAGAAGCCCTGCAAAAACGTTACCTCCAAAGATCAGAAAAGACCACCCCCTTCCCAGCCCACCCTatcacaatacacacacacacacatacacacagccagGACCACCTACAGCTGCTctaccttacacacacacaccccacacacacacacacacacacacacacacacacacacacacacaaatccactCGCACACATGCGATTCATTAAAACAGCGTGCAAAGTGCCAAGAACAGGGAGCCATTATGACTCAGAGTGCCATTAACACCAACactcaaaaatgaaaatgtgtgtgtgtgtgtgtgtgtgtgtgtgtgtgtgtgtgtgtgtgtgtgttacactgCTACTAGACTGCCGCAGCTCAGAACCAAAGAAAACTCTTAAATTTGCTGCTGACAAACACAAGCGGCAGCCATTAAAGGCTAAAAGAAGAGTCGGTCCTGTtaagtgtacagtatgtgtggtcCCTTCACAGAGTATCTGAGGCTTTTCACACTGGAGCAGCTTTTGTAATAAAGTAACACCACTAGAAATAAACAGCTTTAGGGCTTAAGTATTGCCGGCTGCACTTTACGCTTGACATGTATGAGATGAGGCAAAGATCACATCCAAAGCCTTCCATTTAGATCACCCCAAAATAACTAGCAGGTCATTTTCTACACTCTGTTGTGGCTTGTGAGACTTTGAAAACACAGTACGTTCGCAACCACAGTTCagtttttaaaagagaaatgaTAATAAACATGGTTGAGTATATTTCTGTCTTCATTAACTTCAATACCTTGAATTATATTTGCCTCGTAAGCCCAAAACACCATCGCTGTTTTTccaagtacagcctcacagagctgctagcatggctgtacaCAGGCTGCTCTTCCTGCACATACTGCAGGTAGAACTGATTGTGCACAAGAACTTGACTTTCTTATCTGCTAAAATCCACAATCAAAGCCAACATATAGTTGCTAGTAGCACTTATTGCGACCATGCTAAAAACTCCCTGATCTACTGCCTGGCGTCTGTCTGACTTTATATATCAGCTGAGAGGTGAAGAACAGTGAATTGTGGAAAGGCGATATTTGGGAGTCTAGACAGATGTCTGCTGCTTTGAACAAAAGAGGGTTCAAAGACTTGGGCTCAAGCCACAAGCCAATATATTGGTTGTTCTCCcttgtgtgcacacacaaacacacacgcatgcactcACACAAACGCAtgagtgtgcacacacacacacacacacacacacataacacaaacaaactatcATTGCCAGAGGGTGGAGAGGGGGGGTGGCTTCTGGTGCTCCAGCCCCGAATCCTTTAGGCAACTTGACTGTCTTCCAGCGGCTGTAGTAGGCTCTGATTTAAAGCTAGAGTGAAGCTAGACATTAGTATCATAATGAAACTAAATAACACTCCAAAGTTAAGCTAAATTTTGGCGAGGGGGAAAATACTTTCCCATGCAGTTTTTCTTTGGCTAACTACCAGATACGGTTTACAGATGTTAGGCT
The sequence above is drawn from the Etheostoma spectabile isolate EspeVRDwgs_2016 chromosome 12, UIUC_Espe_1.0, whole genome shotgun sequence genome and encodes:
- the gng12a gene encoding guanine nucleotide-binding protein G(I)/G(S)/G(O) subunit gamma-12a, translated to MSSKAHSSNNIAHARRTVQQLRIEASIERIKVSKASADLMNYCSEHARNDPLLMGIPASENPFKDKKHCTIL